From a single Aminobacterium mobile DSM 12262 genomic region:
- the jag gene encoding RNA-binding cell elongation regulator Jag/EloR → MTEQDKMVFEVSSVEEAKKQAAARFGLNPDDFFVKIIEEEKSFFGLLGRKLRVEVWPVAPLCVLKGEEVAADLLSFMNLSVTVEGSEEGVLNLSGEDAGIVIGKYGETLKAMEYLLNLMLRDENREGRLHLDSDGYRDRREASLQRLALAAARKAVRRGKPAYLEPMTSWERRIIHLALKDREDVTTRSVGEEPSRKVIICPTLSQRGKRRY, encoded by the coding sequence ATGACAGAGCAGGACAAAATGGTGTTCGAAGTAAGTTCTGTTGAAGAAGCTAAAAAACAGGCTGCGGCTCGGTTTGGTTTGAACCCTGACGATTTCTTTGTCAAAATTATAGAAGAGGAAAAAAGCTTTTTTGGTTTGCTGGGAAGAAAACTTCGAGTAGAAGTATGGCCAGTAGCTCCTCTTTGTGTGTTGAAAGGGGAAGAGGTGGCCGCGGATCTTTTATCTTTCATGAATTTGTCTGTTACAGTAGAAGGTTCCGAAGAAGGAGTTTTGAATCTTTCTGGAGAAGATGCAGGTATTGTTATTGGCAAATACGGGGAGACATTGAAAGCCATGGAATATCTGCTGAACCTAATGCTTCGTGATGAAAATAGAGAGGGGCGTCTCCATCTAGATAGCGATGGGTACCGTGATAGAAGAGAGGCAAGTCTTCAACGTTTAGCTCTTGCTGCTGCCAGAAAGGCTGTGCGAAGAGGGAAACCTGCCTATCTTGAGCCCATGACGAGTTGGGAGCGACGGATTATCCATTTGGCACTGAAGGATAGAGAAGATGTAACCACTCGATCTGTGGGGGAAGAGCCGTCTCGAAAAGTTATAATTTGCCCTACGCTATCCCAGCGAGGAAAGCGGCGCTATTAA
- a CDS encoding YidC/Oxa1 family membrane protein insertase — translation MGALWKAAGDFMLLILETLHNLTGSWGLAIILLTLAVRVLLHPLTHKQMVSMQKMQVLQPRMKMLQEKYKDDKETLNREIMNLYKENKVNPAAGCLPLLVQLPILILLFRLLMNYNFGSEPFLGFISLEGSVLTTLAKAVSLPAETKIGAMTVLSGILSNPAGLVHVSVYGGNLLLLVVVGFLTWAQQQLSSSGNPQAAMMSWFMPLFLTFICLSLPGGVLLYWGVSSFLGVAQQWWITKKTAVELQNKPVLHKNRPSGKGEE, via the coding sequence GTGGGTGCTCTCTGGAAAGCAGCAGGGGATTTTATGCTTCTTATCTTGGAAACACTTCATAATTTGACAGGATCGTGGGGTCTGGCCATTATTTTGCTGACTCTAGCGGTGAGGGTTTTGCTTCACCCTCTAACGCATAAACAGATGGTAAGCATGCAGAAAATGCAGGTGCTGCAACCCCGTATGAAAATGCTGCAAGAGAAATATAAGGATGACAAGGAGACTCTTAACAGAGAGATTATGAATTTGTACAAGGAAAATAAGGTGAATCCTGCTGCTGGATGTTTACCTCTTCTCGTACAACTTCCGATCTTGATCCTTCTTTTCCGGTTGCTTATGAATTACAATTTTGGCAGTGAACCCTTTTTAGGATTTATCAGCCTTGAAGGGTCGGTTTTAACGACCTTGGCAAAGGCGGTATCTCTTCCTGCTGAAACGAAAATTGGAGCCATGACTGTCCTCTCTGGAATCCTTTCAAATCCTGCTGGATTGGTACATGTTTCTGTATATGGCGGCAACCTTCTTCTCCTTGTGGTGGTGGGATTTCTTACGTGGGCTCAGCAACAACTGAGTTCTTCTGGGAATCCGCAAGCGGCAATGATGAGCTGGTTTATGCCTCTTTTCCTGACCTTCATCTGTCTTAGTTTGCCGGGAGGCGTTTTGCTTTATTGGGGGGTTTCTTCTTTTCTGGGAGTTGCTCAACAGTGGTGGATTACCAAAAAAACTGCTGTGGAGTTACAGAATAAGCCCGTACTTCATAAAAATAGGCCCTCTGGAAAAGGAGAAGAGTAG
- the yidD gene encoding membrane protein insertion efficiency factor YidD — protein sequence MKIGTQCAVAAIRFYQKCISPMLGKNCRFYPTCSQYTLEAIEKYGVLTGIRLGVMRILKCGPWHPGGYDPVPNNPKLHNSD from the coding sequence ATGAAAATAGGAACGCAATGTGCTGTAGCGGCGATTCGTTTCTATCAAAAATGTATCTCTCCTATGTTGGGCAAAAATTGCCGATTTTATCCTACTTGTTCTCAATATACTCTTGAGGCCATAGAGAAATATGGGGTATTGACAGGTATACGTCTCGGGGTGATGCGTATTTTAAAATGCGGTCCTTGGCACCCTGGAGGATATGATCCTGTGCCTAATAACCCTAAATTGCATAATTCTGATTGA
- a CDS encoding ribonuclease P protein component, producing the protein MRLKKGWEYDHVFRTGSRSKGELVRLLFVQAPDSCTRVGFAVGKRQGKAYVRNRGRRILREGVRRLLPWMKGPYWYVFSLRTAGLSAGSREVYYDMAKLLKGLGLLNDVWPGEKWDLEKDRSDN; encoded by the coding sequence GTGCGACTCAAAAAAGGTTGGGAATATGATCATGTTTTCCGCACCGGCAGTCGCTCCAAAGGCGAGCTGGTGCGGTTGCTGTTTGTTCAGGCGCCAGATAGCTGTACCAGAGTCGGTTTTGCAGTGGGGAAGCGCCAAGGGAAAGCATATGTTCGCAACAGGGGAAGACGTATTTTAAGGGAAGGGGTCCGTCGGCTTCTCCCTTGGATGAAGGGGCCATATTGGTATGTTTTCTCTCTTCGTACAGCAGGGCTTTCTGCAGGAAGCCGAGAAGTATATTATGATATGGCCAAGTTGTTGAAAGGGTTAGGGCTTCTTAACGATGTGTGGCCAGGAGAAAAGTGGGACCTCGAGAAGGATCGAAGTGATAATTGA
- the rpmH gene encoding 50S ribosomal protein L34, producing MTLFLGGVVVNKGTFQPHNRPRKRKMGFLARSSSPSGLRILRNRRRKGRKRLTV from the coding sequence GTGACTTTGTTTCTGGGAGGTGTAGTCGTGAATAAAGGTACTTTTCAGCCCCATAATAGACCGCGAAAGAGAAAAATGGGTTTTCTTGCCCGTTCCAGCTCTCCCAGCGGATTGAGAATTCTTCGCAACCGGAGACGCAAGGGGCGTAAACGCCTGACTGTGTAG
- a CDS encoding ATP-dependent DNA helicase, protein MIIESPMNQIFAPGGVLEKHFNNYEYREPQLLLAQKVWEVLESREESIVAAEAPTGVGKTFALLIPALLAAIPAEEKILVLTAGITLQEQLIRKDLPRLGEVLGLHFSYGLLKGRNNYVCLRRALEMEHEGFLSFGDSGAASMYLSEWLQRTETGDLSELKLPSDSPIFPRVSAQMRGCLGHRCPYREQCFVQKALKKAQDWNVVVSNYHMYFAYVLGVGKAFPVDFHILICDEAHRMVDAARSVTSVSVAWEDLVRLLRSKGASIAESYLQTREENVITLRDQLSLAREEGNRLFELLEVSTPDGVLIPSKNDELFRSGQLVVSHIEEALKILDQVDEFRADEGFNRDEDQLAIALAWVEELRLFSASLLWCLAVEHFPEWAYWREKRTLVSEPTVCSASVSEGLHSQNPKKIFAVSATMTVGGSFEFWQRETGIKPTETCVLDSPFDLPHQMEVLIVDLGLRVIDEGYDERVCRVVGHLCDENRGSSLVLLSSMRLVKKVGEWMKRVKRDYDVFVQNDLPRTELLERFREDVSSVLVGSVSFREGVDVPGEGLTQVIIDRIPFPHPKDPIVQARNELEGKKAFLSVTLPQARMLLRQAIGRLIRSSHDRGRAVILDGRVIDRQSWHIRRDLPPVPIRRLSVKTNSVAHGKTV, encoded by the coding sequence ATGATTATAGAGAGCCCTATGAATCAGATATTTGCTCCAGGGGGGGTCTTGGAGAAGCATTTTAATAATTATGAATATAGGGAACCGCAATTATTATTAGCCCAAAAAGTCTGGGAAGTATTGGAATCAAGAGAAGAAAGCATTGTAGCGGCAGAGGCTCCTACTGGGGTAGGAAAAACATTTGCACTTCTTATCCCAGCTCTTTTAGCGGCTATCCCTGCTGAGGAGAAGATTTTGGTTCTCACTGCTGGAATTACCTTGCAAGAACAGCTGATTCGAAAAGACCTACCTCGTTTAGGGGAAGTGTTAGGTCTTCATTTTTCTTATGGGCTTCTCAAAGGGAGAAACAATTATGTGTGTCTTCGCCGGGCGTTAGAGATGGAGCATGAAGGGTTCCTTTCTTTCGGAGATAGTGGCGCGGCTTCTATGTACCTTTCCGAGTGGTTACAGAGAACGGAGACTGGCGATCTTTCAGAGCTCAAGCTCCCCTCAGACTCTCCCATTTTCCCCAGGGTATCAGCCCAGATGAGAGGGTGCCTAGGCCATCGATGTCCTTATAGGGAACAGTGTTTTGTCCAAAAGGCTCTTAAAAAGGCCCAAGACTGGAATGTTGTTGTTTCTAATTATCATATGTACTTTGCGTATGTTCTTGGAGTGGGAAAGGCTTTCCCCGTAGATTTCCACATTTTAATCTGTGATGAAGCTCATCGTATGGTAGATGCTGCCCGATCTGTAACTTCTGTAAGCGTTGCTTGGGAAGATCTGGTTCGTTTATTGCGGAGCAAGGGAGCATCGATAGCGGAATCTTATTTACAAACGAGAGAAGAGAATGTAATAACTTTACGAGATCAACTCTCATTAGCCAGAGAGGAGGGGAATCGTCTTTTTGAACTATTGGAAGTATCAACTCCAGATGGCGTGTTAATCCCCTCTAAAAATGACGAGCTTTTTCGTAGTGGGCAACTTGTGGTTTCCCATATAGAAGAGGCTTTGAAAATCTTAGATCAGGTGGACGAATTTAGAGCCGATGAGGGGTTTAACAGAGATGAAGATCAGTTGGCTATAGCTTTAGCTTGGGTAGAAGAGTTGAGGCTTTTTTCTGCTTCTCTTCTTTGGTGCTTGGCTGTTGAGCACTTCCCTGAGTGGGCATACTGGCGTGAAAAACGGACACTCGTAAGTGAGCCGACGGTTTGTTCTGCTAGTGTTTCTGAAGGCCTTCATTCTCAAAACCCGAAAAAAATATTTGCTGTGTCTGCAACGATGACAGTGGGCGGTTCTTTTGAATTCTGGCAGAGAGAAACAGGCATAAAACCAACTGAAACGTGTGTTTTGGATTCTCCTTTCGATTTGCCCCATCAAATGGAAGTTTTAATTGTAGATTTAGGGCTTCGAGTGATTGATGAAGGATATGATGAACGTGTGTGTCGTGTGGTGGGGCATCTTTGTGACGAGAACAGAGGGAGCTCTCTTGTTCTTTTAAGCTCTATGCGTCTCGTCAAAAAAGTAGGGGAGTGGATGAAGCGAGTTAAAAGAGACTACGATGTTTTTGTCCAGAACGATTTGCCTCGTACAGAACTATTGGAACGTTTTAGGGAAGATGTCTCCAGTGTTCTTGTCGGCAGCGTTTCTTTTAGAGAAGGTGTTGATGTTCCGGGAGAAGGGTTAACGCAAGTCATTATCGATCGCATCCCGTTCCCCCATCCCAAAGATCCCATAGTGCAGGCCAGGAACGAATTAGAGGGGAAAAAAGCATTTCTTTCTGTAACTCTTCCTCAAGCTCGTATGCTCCTTCGCCAAGCTATAGGTCGTCTCATTCGTTCCAGTCATGATCGTGGTAGAGCCGTTATTCTCGATGGTCGTGTAATAGATAGGCAGAGCTGGCATATACGTAGAGATTTGCCACCAGTACCTATAAGACGATTATCTGTTAAAACCAATTCTGTTGCTCATGGGAAAACGGTGTGA
- the rpsT gene encoding 30S ribosomal protein S20, whose amino-acid sequence MPNKKSAEKRMRTSEKNRLYNRYWSSRCKTAVKKVLEAVDDQDTELAEKRLQEAQSVIDKAIVKGVMHRNTGARRKSLLTNKVKTLAGEVVEVSQE is encoded by the coding sequence ATGCCCAACAAGAAGTCCGCAGAAAAAAGGATGAGAACCAGCGAAAAGAACCGGCTTTACAATCGCTATTGGTCAAGCCGCTGCAAAACCGCAGTCAAAAAGGTTCTTGAAGCTGTTGATGACCAGGACACTGAGCTGGCCGAAAAACGACTTCAGGAAGCCCAGAGTGTTATTGATAAGGCTATAGTGAAGGGCGTTATGCATCGAAATACAGGCGCCCGCCGGAAATCGCTTTTAACCAACAAGGTTAAAACTCTCGCCGGAGAAGTTGTTGAAGTCAGCCAGGAATAA
- the holA gene encoding DNA polymerase III subunit delta, whose translation MVIISASEASQRRLLSETIERYQKKGFMLSGRKEGGFWQDVLAVGQNQSLFVDRQLLVVESAEDLGPLPKEMIPFFQGDESSTVLLVYEGSPSKYIPREALRYAAVLKADEIPFWPSARLNWLLGLCKNEGIKIDREAASLLVEWIEDGEELRSEIMKLGFFAKGQVISSEIVKALSFDEGRNSLLRLLDGLCQGDREEILKAFPHLRDSMPFLPLVAAIYNRFRPVLYQAFFPSLPEKQLTSFLNIRNYAWKMAAEAKKNYSKEDLSRFLVELIAFSYGEKTGLGKGWLGLETSILRLLSQKRTSHKKS comes from the coding sequence ATGGTGATAATTAGCGCCTCTGAGGCTTCTCAGAGGCGCCTTCTTTCCGAAACAATAGAAAGGTATCAAAAAAAAGGATTCATGCTTTCTGGCAGAAAAGAAGGAGGCTTTTGGCAAGATGTCCTAGCCGTAGGACAAAATCAAAGCCTTTTTGTTGATCGACAACTGCTGGTCGTAGAGTCTGCTGAGGATCTGGGTCCCCTCCCTAAAGAAATGATCCCTTTCTTTCAAGGAGATGAGTCATCGACAGTTCTTCTTGTTTACGAAGGGAGCCCTTCTAAATATATTCCTCGAGAGGCTCTTCGATATGCCGCTGTTTTGAAAGCAGATGAAATTCCATTCTGGCCGTCAGCTCGGTTGAACTGGCTTTTGGGGCTTTGTAAGAATGAGGGAATAAAAATAGATCGTGAAGCTGCTTCTTTATTGGTGGAATGGATCGAAGACGGAGAAGAGCTTCGCAGCGAAATAATGAAACTTGGCTTTTTTGCGAAGGGACAGGTTATATCGTCAGAGATTGTCAAAGCTCTTTCTTTCGATGAGGGGCGTAATAGCCTTCTTCGTCTCCTTGATGGATTATGTCAGGGGGATAGAGAAGAGATACTAAAAGCCTTTCCCCACCTGAGAGATAGTATGCCTTTTTTACCTCTAGTGGCAGCCATTTACAACCGATTTCGGCCTGTACTTTATCAAGCCTTTTTCCCATCTTTACCAGAGAAGCAGCTTACGAGCTTTTTGAACATTCGAAATTACGCGTGGAAAATGGCAGCCGAGGCGAAAAAAAATTATTCTAAAGAAGATCTTTCCAGATTTTTGGTGGAACTAATAGCTTTTTCTTACGGGGAAAAAACAGGGTTAGGTAAAGGATGGTTGGGCTTGGAGACGTCCATATTAAGGCTTTTGTCTCAAAAGAGGACCTCTCATAAAAAAAGCTGA
- the leuS gene encoding leucine--tRNA ligase: MAYDFHSIEQKWQKIWEEEGTFNVENDPSKKKFYCLEMFPYPSGALHMGHLRNYSIGDMMARFLWKKGYNVLHPMGFDAFGLPAENAALKYGLPPYTWTKNNIEHMIDQLKRMGCSYDWRRCVETCEPDYYRWTQWIFLQFFKKGLAYRKKAPVNWCNKCNTVLANEQVDSEGHCWRCNTKVVKKNLEQWFFRITDYAQELLDDLDHLPGWPERVRLMQKNWIGRSEGARLTFHAKELDQQIETFTTRFDTIFGVTFLALAPEHPLVETIIEKASNGSEIRAFVDECISQSEIDRTAVGGEKKGIFTGFYATNPVTGKEAPLWIANYILMDYGTGAIMGVPAHDQRDFEFARKYNIPVTVVIQPSDGEKLDGETMKEAFEEDGLSFNSGEFSGLPTQEAIVRMLDWGEEKKFCKREVNFRIRDWLISRQRYWGAPIPVVYCDHCGVVPVPEKDLPVLLPTDLTVKEGGQSPLVEADEWRNTVCPICGGPARREVDTMDTFICSSWYQLRYTDPWNDKKPFSREAADYWLPVDQYIGGIEHACMHLIYSRFFMKVFADLGLCTAREPFTNLLTQGMVIKDGAKMSKSIGNVVDPDEIIKKYGSDTARLFILFAAPPGNDLEWSEQGVEGNHRFLNRVWRYVEENLEGLKNASKEPVAMESLTQQDRRDFKRKIHTTIAGVTRDIEEERQFNTAVARLMELLNTTSSCKPEDAKDWALIREGVEALLVCLNPFCPHISEELWQLVGNDVQLSMLPWPQADPSALVLDSVTIVVQINGKVRHRLDLPAGLSKEELQNKVMGEEAVRSRIEGKGVVKIIVVPDKLVNVVVKG, encoded by the coding sequence ATGGCTTATGATTTCCATTCTATTGAGCAAAAATGGCAAAAAATATGGGAGGAAGAAGGAACGTTTAACGTAGAAAACGATCCTTCCAAAAAGAAGTTTTATTGTCTTGAGATGTTCCCTTACCCTAGCGGTGCTCTTCATATGGGGCACCTCCGCAATTATTCCATTGGTGATATGATGGCTCGATTCCTATGGAAGAAAGGGTACAATGTTTTACATCCTATGGGGTTTGATGCCTTCGGCCTCCCTGCAGAAAACGCAGCCCTAAAATATGGCCTTCCACCGTATACGTGGACGAAGAACAATATTGAACACATGATCGATCAGTTGAAACGGATGGGCTGCAGCTATGACTGGCGACGATGTGTAGAGACATGCGAACCTGATTATTATCGCTGGACGCAATGGATTTTCCTTCAGTTTTTTAAGAAGGGGTTGGCGTACCGGAAGAAGGCACCGGTAAATTGGTGTAACAAATGTAATACAGTATTGGCGAATGAGCAGGTAGATAGCGAAGGACACTGTTGGCGTTGTAATACGAAAGTCGTGAAGAAAAATCTTGAGCAGTGGTTTTTCCGCATTACAGATTATGCGCAGGAACTTCTTGACGATCTGGACCATCTTCCTGGCTGGCCGGAACGAGTGCGTCTAATGCAGAAAAATTGGATTGGGCGTTCAGAGGGAGCTCGTCTTACTTTCCATGCGAAAGAACTTGACCAGCAAATCGAGACCTTTACTACTCGATTTGACACGATTTTTGGCGTTACGTTCCTGGCGTTGGCTCCTGAACATCCTCTTGTAGAAACTATTATAGAGAAAGCGTCTAATGGATCTGAGATTAGGGCTTTTGTAGACGAGTGTATTAGCCAGAGCGAAATAGACCGAACGGCTGTAGGTGGAGAGAAGAAGGGAATTTTTACAGGTTTCTATGCCACTAATCCGGTAACTGGCAAAGAAGCTCCCTTGTGGATTGCGAACTATATTTTGATGGATTACGGTACGGGAGCAATTATGGGAGTTCCGGCCCATGATCAGCGAGACTTCGAGTTCGCCAGAAAGTATAATATTCCAGTGACAGTCGTTATTCAGCCCTCTGATGGAGAGAAGCTAGACGGGGAAACAATGAAAGAGGCTTTCGAAGAGGACGGATTATCTTTTAACTCTGGCGAGTTTAGTGGCTTGCCTACTCAAGAAGCTATTGTTCGTATGCTCGACTGGGGCGAGGAGAAGAAGTTCTGCAAACGCGAGGTGAACTTCCGTATTCGAGATTGGCTTATCTCCCGTCAACGTTATTGGGGTGCTCCTATTCCTGTGGTGTATTGCGATCATTGTGGAGTTGTTCCTGTGCCGGAAAAAGACCTTCCAGTCTTGCTGCCTACAGATCTGACGGTTAAAGAAGGCGGTCAGTCTCCTTTGGTAGAAGCCGACGAGTGGCGTAATACGGTTTGCCCTATATGCGGAGGCCCTGCTCGTCGTGAGGTAGATACCATGGATACTTTTATATGTTCTTCATGGTATCAGCTTCGTTATACTGACCCATGGAATGATAAGAAACCCTTTTCTCGGGAAGCCGCTGATTATTGGTTGCCAGTGGATCAATATATTGGTGGTATAGAGCATGCCTGTATGCACCTCATCTATTCTCGATTCTTTATGAAGGTTTTTGCCGATCTTGGTTTGTGCACGGCACGGGAACCTTTTACCAACCTTCTTACTCAAGGGATGGTCATTAAAGATGGGGCAAAAATGTCGAAATCCATAGGGAATGTTGTAGATCCTGATGAAATTATTAAAAAATACGGTTCTGATACGGCTCGGCTCTTTATTCTCTTTGCGGCTCCTCCTGGAAATGATCTGGAGTGGTCTGAGCAAGGCGTAGAAGGAAACCACCGATTCCTCAACAGAGTTTGGCGTTATGTAGAAGAAAACCTCGAAGGGTTAAAAAATGCTTCTAAAGAGCCAGTGGCTATGGAGAGTTTAACCCAGCAGGATCGTCGCGATTTCAAAAGGAAAATTCATACGACTATTGCTGGTGTAACGCGAGACATAGAAGAGGAACGACAGTTTAATACAGCTGTTGCTCGGCTCATGGAACTTTTAAATACTACTTCGTCATGTAAACCAGAAGACGCTAAAGATTGGGCTCTTATCAGAGAAGGAGTAGAGGCATTGCTGGTTTGCCTTAACCCTTTCTGCCCTCATATTAGTGAAGAACTCTGGCAGCTTGTCGGCAATGATGTACAGCTGTCCATGCTCCCCTGGCCCCAAGCTGATCCTTCTGCCCTTGTTCTGGATTCAGTCACCATAGTAGTCCAGATAAATGGCAAAGTTCGCCATAGATTAGATTTGCCTGCTGGCCTTTCAAAAGAAGAATTGCAAAACAAGGTTATGGGCGAAGAGGCGGTACGAAGTCGAATAGAGGGAAAGGGCGTAGTGAAGATTATTGTTGTTCCAGATAAGCTTGTTAATGTGGTGGTGAAGGGCTAG
- a CDS encoding slipin family protein — protein sequence MMDGLLYFLFNLGSSFGFIIILLFFLASAIKIVPEFQRVVVFRLGRLAGAKGPGLVIVIPFVDKIIRVDLRVVTLDVPVQEVITRDNVPIKVNAVVYFRVMDPTNSVIEVENYMLATSLLSQTTLRSVIGAAELDEVLSSREKINSALQKIIDERTDPWGIKVSAVEVKELELPEAMKRAMAKQAEAERERRSKIINAEGELQAATTLSEAARQMEVSPITLQLRYLQTLKEIASERNSTTFFPLPMDLIKPFLRRAKEEDPS from the coding sequence ATGATGGATGGTCTTTTATATTTCCTTTTTAATCTAGGCAGCTCTTTTGGGTTTATCATTATTCTTCTTTTTTTCTTGGCATCGGCAATTAAGATAGTCCCAGAATTTCAGCGAGTTGTCGTCTTTCGTCTTGGTAGACTAGCGGGGGCAAAAGGGCCAGGTTTGGTTATAGTGATACCATTTGTCGATAAGATTATAAGAGTAGACCTTCGAGTGGTCACTCTTGATGTTCCAGTACAGGAAGTTATTACTCGAGATAATGTTCCTATCAAGGTGAATGCAGTTGTCTACTTCAGGGTTATGGATCCAACTAACTCTGTTATTGAAGTGGAAAATTACATGCTGGCTACGAGTCTTTTGTCTCAGACCACTCTTCGCTCGGTAATTGGTGCTGCGGAACTAGATGAGGTTCTTTCGTCCAGAGAGAAGATCAATAGCGCTCTCCAGAAAATTATTGATGAGAGGACAGATCCGTGGGGAATCAAAGTAAGCGCTGTGGAAGTGAAAGAACTTGAATTGCCTGAGGCCATGAAACGAGCGATGGCGAAACAAGCAGAAGCAGAGCGAGAGCGGCGGTCAAAGATTATTAATGCAGAGGGAGAATTGCAGGCAGCTACAACTTTGAGCGAAGCTGCTCGCCAGATGGAGGTCTCTCCCATAACATTACAACTCCGTTATTTGCAAACATTGAAAGAAATTGCCAGCGAGAGGAATTCTACGACGTTTTTCCCGCTCCCTATGGATTTGATAAAACCGTTCCTTAGACGTGCAAAAGAGGAAGATCCTTCGTAA
- a CDS encoding NfeD family protein has protein sequence MRLWKQWQLAKGVGTWLRALFLFVFMTTVLNASTVSGSIVVIAPLEGTVGISMESYMGRIMEESLQSQAEAVVFTLDTPGGLVSSMRAMTASLLDAPLPVVIWVSPKGARAASAGAFLLEAAHIAAMAPGTNVGAAHPVVASGKDVPDEEMKRKVTNDLAAHMRSLAQMRKRNSSIAEKMVTESLSFTAQEALKSNIIDVIASDEEELLRFIDGRPVVVQGRERLLSVSGATIVKIDMTPREKMLQFLSDPNVAYILLTAGIFAIVMEVLTPGGFVLGTSGAVMALMGAYGLRMLPFNWAGLILLLAGVIVIILDLLVGGIGILSLFGMAALVTGGLILFRAPGGELLNVSRSVIVGMTVAISFLFCVAVVYIWKSMRRQPYSGQEGLVGYRAEVLEALEPDGLVKCHGELWKARSESGERLLPGTPVRVVEVEGLVLVVAVEREESVLNEREGS, from the coding sequence GTGAGACTCTGGAAGCAGTGGCAGTTGGCAAAGGGAGTTGGAACGTGGCTGCGGGCCTTGTTTTTGTTCGTTTTTATGACCACTGTTTTAAATGCTTCAACTGTCTCTGGCAGTATTGTTGTTATAGCTCCACTGGAAGGAACAGTAGGAATTTCCATGGAATCATATATGGGTCGTATTATGGAAGAATCACTGCAAAGTCAGGCCGAAGCGGTTGTTTTTACTCTTGATACGCCAGGTGGACTTGTCTCATCAATGAGAGCTATGACAGCTTCTCTTCTTGATGCTCCTCTTCCTGTAGTGATATGGGTTTCTCCTAAAGGGGCACGAGCTGCTTCGGCAGGGGCGTTCCTTTTAGAAGCTGCCCATATAGCAGCTATGGCGCCAGGGACTAATGTGGGGGCGGCTCATCCAGTAGTGGCTTCTGGCAAGGATGTTCCCGATGAAGAGATGAAGCGAAAAGTGACAAATGATTTAGCCGCTCATATGAGATCTTTAGCTCAAATGCGGAAGCGAAATTCCTCTATTGCTGAGAAAATGGTGACGGAAAGTCTCTCCTTTACGGCTCAAGAGGCTTTGAAGAGCAATATAATAGATGTCATTGCGAGTGACGAGGAAGAGTTATTACGCTTTATTGATGGACGTCCTGTGGTTGTTCAGGGGAGAGAGCGTTTGCTATCGGTCTCAGGAGCTACTATAGTAAAAATAGACATGACTCCTCGGGAAAAAATGCTTCAGTTCCTTTCTGACCCTAATGTGGCGTATATCCTTTTAACGGCAGGTATTTTTGCTATTGTTATGGAAGTTTTGACTCCGGGAGGATTTGTGTTGGGAACATCTGGAGCTGTAATGGCTCTTATGGGGGCTTATGGCCTTCGAATGCTTCCCTTTAATTGGGCAGGGCTTATTCTGCTACTAGCGGGAGTTATAGTGATTATTCTTGACCTTCTCGTAGGTGGGATCGGTATTTTGAGTTTGTTCGGAATGGCAGCTCTCGTGACGGGAGGGCTAATTCTTTTCCGTGCTCCAGGGGGTGAGCTATTGAATGTATCGCGAAGCGTTATTGTGGGAATGACAGTAGCCATCTCTTTTTTATTCTGTGTTGCCGTAGTATATATTTGGAAATCTATGAGGAGACAGCCCTATTCTGGCCAGGAAGGACTTGTTGGGTATAGGGCGGAAGTTCTTGAAGCATTGGAACCGGATGGATTGGTTAAGTGCCATGGGGAGCTTTGGAAGGCGCGAAGCGAATCTGGGGAAAGACTTTTGCCAGGTACGCCAGTTCGGGTTGTTGAAGTAGAGGGCTTGGTTCTTGTCGTGGCTGTAGAACGGGAAGAATCTGTTCTGAACGAAAGAGAGGGGAGTTAA